TGAGCGTGTAGGTCGTATCCTACAAATGCACGCTAACAGCCGTGAAGAGATTTCAACAGTTTACGCTGGTGATATCGCTGCTGCTGTAGGTTTAAAAGATACTACTACTGGTGATACTCTTTGTGACGAGAAGAGCCTTGTTATCCTTGAGTCTATGGAATTCCCAGAGCCAGTTATCTCTGTAGCTATCGAACCAAAATCTAAAGCTGACCAAGATAAAATGGGTACAGCATTATCTAAGCTTTCTGAAGAAGATCCAACATTCCGTGCTCACACTGACCAAGAAACTGGCCAAACTATCATCGCTGGTATGGGTGAACTTCACCTTGATATCATCGTTGACCGTATGCGTCGTGAATTCAAAGTGGAAGCAAACGTTGGTGCTCCTCAGGTAGCATACCGTGAGACTTTCCGCGCTGCTGCGAAAGTTGAAGGTAAGTTCGCTCGTCAATCTGGTGGTCGTGGACAATTCGGTCACGTTTGGATTGAGTTTGAACCTAACGAAGAAGGTAAAGGATTCGAATTCGAAAACAAGATCGTCGGTGGTGTAGTTCCTCGTGAATACATCCCAGCTGTTGGAGCAGGTCTTGAAGATGCACTTAAAAATGGTGTACTAGCTGGTTATCCACTAGTTGACATTAAAGCTGCATTAGTTGACGGATCTTACCATGATGTCGATTCATCTGAGATGGCGTTCAAAATCGCTGCATCTATGGCACTTAAAGCTGCGGTTTCTAAATGTAGCCCAGTAATTCTTGAGCCAATGATGAAAGTTGAAGTTGTAATTCCTGAAGAGTACATGGGTGACATTATGGGTGACGTAACATCTCGTCGTGGACGTGTAGAAGGTATGGAAGCTCGCGGTAACGCACAAGTTGTTCGCGCTATGGTTCCACTTTCTGAAATGTTCGGTTATGCAACGTCATTACGTTCTAACACTCAAGGACGCGGAACATTCTCTATGGTGTTTGACCACTATGAAGAAGTACCAAAGTCTGTTTCTGAAGAAATTATCAAAAAAAATAAAGGTGAATAATTGATTTTTATCGATTGTTCAAGTATAACTACTTATGTAAGCTTAGAAAGTGGGACGTAAGTTTCACTTTCTAGTCTAAATATAAAATAACCTATATAAACTAAGGAGGAATTTAGAATGGCTAAAGCTAAATTCGAACGTTCTAAACCCCATGTTAACATCGGTACAATCGGCCACGTTGACCATGGTAAAACTACATTAACTGCTGCGATCACTACAGTTCTTGCAAAAGCTGGTGGTGCTGAAGCACGCGGATACGATCAAATCGATGCTGCTCCAGAAGAAAGAGAGCGCGGTATCACAATCTCAACTGCACACGTTGAGTACGAAACTGAAACTCGTCACTATGCACACGTTGACTGCCCAGGTCACGCTGACTATGTTAAAAACATGATCACTGGTGCTGCTCAAATGGACGGCGGTATCTTAGTAGTATCTGCTGCTGATGGCCCAATGCCTCAAACACGTGAGCACATCCTTCTTTCTCGTCAAGTAGGTGTTCCTTACATCGTTGTATTCTTAAACAAATGCGACATGGTAGATGACGAAGAATTATTAGAATTAGTAGAAATGGAAGTTCGCGACCTATTATCTGAATACGGATTCCCAGGCGACGACATTCCTGTAATCAAAGGTTCTGCTCTTAAAGCTCTTCAAGGAGAAGCTGATTGGGAAGCAAAAATCATTGAATTAATGGCTGAAGTTGATGCTTACATCCCAACTCCAGAACGTGAAACTGACAAACCATTCTTAATGCCTGTAGAGGACGTATTCTCTATCACAGGTCGTGGTACAGTTGCTACTGGTCGTGTTGAGCGCGGTATCGTTAAAGTTGGTGACGTAGTAGAAATCATCGGTCTTGCTGAAGAAAATGCTTCTACAACTGTAACTGGTGTAGAGATGTTCCGTAAACTTCTTGACCAAGCTCAAGCTGGAGACAACATCGGTGCTTTACTTCGTGGGGTTGCTCGTGAAGACATCCAACGTGGACAAGTACTTGCAAAAAGCGGTTCTGTAAAAGCTCACGCTAAATTCAAAGCTGAAGTTTTCGTATTATCTAAAGAAGAAGGTGGACGTCACACTCCATTCTTCGCTAACTACCGTCCTCAGTTCTACTTCCGTACAACTGACGTAACTGGTATCATCCAATTACCAGAAGGTACTGAAATGGTAATGCCTGGTGACAACATCGAAATGACTATCGAACTTATCGCTCCAATCGCTATCGAAGAGGGAACTAAATTCTCTATTCGTGAAGGTGGACGTACAGTAGGTTACGGTGTAGTTGCTACTATCGTTGAGTAATCTTAACTGATATAAAAAAACCTAAGGGATTTTCCCTTAGGTTTTTTGTTTGCGTTTATATAAGGGAGAAGAGAGTGTTTTTTTTGTTTTGACGAGTTTCTTCTATAGTATATAAAAACAACAAAAGATAATCCAGAAACTGTAAAATGAATTCTGTTAGATGAAAACTTGAAATTCTTTAAAGTGCCATGTATAATAGCAAAAGTAGAGAAAAGCGGATGCAAACAAAAAGATGCTTGCATCTAGACGAATAACATTGTATAATAGACAATGTTGGTCTTTGACTGCGATGAAGTGGAAGGTTGCTGACACACCCGGCCGCTTTGCCATGGCATGGTGTGGGGAAATTTCCATGGAGAAGGTCTATTTTAGAAATAGGCGAACGAAGGAGGGAAAATAATGGCAAAAGAAAAAATTCGTATCCGTTTAAAAGCTTACGATCACCGTATTCTTGATCAGTCAGCTGAGAAAATTGTAGAAACAGCTAAGCGTTCTGGGGCAACAGTTTCTGGTCCGATCCCATTACCAACTGAAAAAACTGTTTACACAATTCTTCGTGCTGTTCATAAGTACAAAGATTCTCGTGAGCAATTCGAAATGCGCACGCACAAACGTCTAATCGACATCGTGAGTCCTACTCCACAAACAGTAGATTCATTAATGCGTTTAGACTTACCATCTGGTGTAGATATCGAAATCAAACTATAATTTATATAACTTAAAAATGTAGGAGGTGTAACTCATGACCAAAGGAATCTTAGGAAGAAAGATCGGTATGACTCAAGTATTTGCTGAGAACGGTGAGTTAATCCCAGTAACAGTTATCGCTGCTAATCCAAACGTTGTTCTTCAAAAGAAAACAACTGAAACTGATGGCTACAATGCAATCCAGTTAGGATTTGAAGATAAACGTGAAAAGTTAACTAACAAACCTGAACAAGGCCACACTGCTAAAGCATCTACAACTCCTAAGCGCTTCATTCGCGAAATCCGCGATGCAGACGTGGACGGATTAGAGGTTGGTCAAGAGGTAAAAGTTGACGTATTCGCTACAGGTGAAATCGTTGATGTAACAGGAATTTCTAAAGGTAAAGGTTTCCAAGGTGTTATCAAACGCCACGGACAATCTCGCGGACCTATGTCTCATGGTTCTCGCTATCACCGTCGTCCAGGTTCAATGGGCCCAGTTGCTCCGAACCGTGTATTCAAAGGCAAAAAACTTGCTGGACGTATGGGTGGAGACCAAGTTACTATCCAAAACTTAGAAATCGTTCAAGTTGACAC
This genomic interval from Bacillus thuringiensis contains the following:
- the tuf gene encoding elongation factor Tu, with product MAKAKFERSKPHVNIGTIGHVDHGKTTLTAAITTVLAKAGGAEARGYDQIDAAPEERERGITISTAHVEYETETRHYAHVDCPGHADYVKNMITGAAQMDGGILVVSAADGPMPQTREHILLSRQVGVPYIVVFLNKCDMVDDEELLELVEMEVRDLLSEYGFPGDDIPVIKGSALKALQGEADWEAKIIELMAEVDAYIPTPERETDKPFLMPVEDVFSITGRGTVATGRVERGIVKVGDVVEIIGLAEENASTTVTGVEMFRKLLDQAQAGDNIGALLRGVAREDIQRGQVLAKSGSVKAHAKFKAEVFVLSKEEGGRHTPFFANYRPQFYFRTTDVTGIIQLPEGTEMVMPGDNIEMTIELIAPIAIEEGTKFSIREGGRTVGYGVVATIVE
- the rpsJ gene encoding 30S ribosomal protein S10 → MAKEKIRIRLKAYDHRILDQSAEKIVETAKRSGATVSGPIPLPTEKTVYTILRAVHKYKDSREQFEMRTHKRLIDIVSPTPQTVDSLMRLDLPSGVDIEIKL
- the rplC gene encoding 50S ribosomal protein L3; this translates as MTKGILGRKIGMTQVFAENGELIPVTVIAANPNVVLQKKTTETDGYNAIQLGFEDKREKLTNKPEQGHTAKASTTPKRFIREIRDADVDGLEVGQEVKVDVFATGEIVDVTGISKGKGFQGVIKRHGQSRGPMSHGSRYHRRPGSMGPVAPNRVFKGKKLAGRMGGDQVTIQNLEIVQVDTERNLLLVKGNVPGAKKSLVVVQGAVKVSK